The nucleotide sequence CCTAAACACTTGTTAGCCTCCCGCCCTTTGCCGTAAATTTACGGTGAAGAAAGGAGACACGCGCCTATGGATGAATTCCTAAGGGTGGAGGAGGCGGGAAAACTCCTGAAACTCACTCGGGGAGCGGTTTATACTGCCGTAGCCCGGCGACAACTGCCCTTTGTACGGCTAGGCCGCAGAATCAGGTTCAGGCGCTCGGACCTGGAGCGGCATCTTGCCCAAACTGCTGTCCCAGCGGAAAAGCGAAATTAGCCCGTGCGATCCGACCAGTCGTTTACACGGGTTCCGACTCGCCTTGCCTACGACTACCTTCCAAAGGCGACACGGGGGCGCGTGTACACGGACCTTGAGGCTCTCGTATCCATCTGCCTTTATGCGGAGCGAGAAGGCCTTCCTTCGACTCGGGAACTTCGACGCCGTTGGGGGTGGGGCCACCGACGGGTGAAAGCGTTCATTGAGACCAATTGGGTGAGGTTGGAGAGCCTCTTTTCAAACCGCCAAACGCATATGTCACATATGGATATTTCAGAAACAATGAACCACCCTCGAACCACCGAATGCACCACCAAATGGACCGGCTTTCAGGTTGATGAAACAAGCCAATTCTCAGAAAGGCGAACCACCAAATGAACCACCTGGCGAACCCCAGTCCTCAGACTTATATCCCCAAACGTATATCCTCAGGCGGCGGCGGCGGCCCTGCAGGATCGTCTTCTGTAGAGGATTCGGAGAGTGTCGCGCCCGCCGCCCGCCTCGTTCAGGAGATTGAGGCAAAAGCACAACCCAACACCTTCACCGGAGCCCAACGCCGGAGCCTCTTGGATGGTGTACGCGGCCTCCTCGCCATTCGGCCCCTGGAAATCGCCTTAATCGCGGTGGAGGAAGTTTTTTCCGCACCGAACCCACCGCGAACCCCCGGCTTCATTCTGGAGCGGATCGGGGAGCGTCTCGCCGCCCTCGAATCAACCGGCGATTCAGGGCGGAAAGCGCGGGACCCCAACGCGGGATTAAAGGAGAGCCTTCACCGCCTTGGGGTGCCCCCGCATATTCTGCACGGAAACCGAGAGCGGATTCTGGAAAACGCTCAAAACTACCTGGAAAACTACGCGCGGGATTTCACGGACGAGGACAACCGCAGGCGTCTTGAACTGTCGCGGTTCATTGAAAAGGAATGGTACTCACCCCCTCAAACGCCTGAAACAGAACGCAGAAAGGAGAAC is from Acidobacteriota bacterium and encodes:
- a CDS encoding excisionase family DNA-binding protein, yielding MDEFLRVEEAGKLLKLTRGAVYTAVARRQLPFVRLGRRIRFRRSDLERHLAQTAVPAEKRN